A genome region from Trichosurus vulpecula isolate mTriVul1 chromosome 5, mTriVul1.pri, whole genome shotgun sequence includes the following:
- the LOC118850605 gene encoding sphingolipid delta(4)-desaturase/C4-monooxygenase DES2-like — MGNRITLGNFEWVYTDQPHTQRRKEILAKYPAIKSLMGPDPHLKWIVSCMVLTQFCACYLVKDLSWRWVFFWAYAFGGCVNHSLALAIHDISHNVAFGNKCIQWNRWFAVFANLPIGLPYSASFKKYHIDHHRYLGGDKLDVDIPTDFECWFFCTPMRKLLWLFLQPLFFALRPLFVNPLPIMQMEIYNALTQLAVNLVIYTLWGLKPIVYFIAGTLLCAGIHPFTGHFIAEHYMYLKGYETYSYYGPLNWFTFNAGYHMEHHDFPSISGFNLPMVRKIAPEYYNNLPQHHSWVQVLWDFVFKDTMGPASRTKRIYTKASKDI, encoded by the coding sequence ATGGGCAACAGGATCACCCTGGGAAACTTCGAGTGGGTTTACACCGATCAGCCCCACACCCAGCGACGCAAGGAGATCTTGGCCAAGTATCCAGCCATCAAATCTCTAATGGGCCCAGATCCACACTTGAAATGGATTGTGTCCTGCATGGTGTTGACCCAGTTCTGCGCTTGTTACCTGGTCAAAGACTTGTCTTGGCGATGGGTCTTCTTCTGGGCCTATGCCTTTGGGGGCTGTGTGAACCACTCCTTGGCCCTGGCCATCCATGACATCTCTCATAACGTGGCCTTTGGCAACAAATGTATTCAGTGGAACCGCTGGTTTGCAGTCTTTGCTAACCTCCCCATTGGTTTGCCATACTCGGCTTCCTTCAAGAAGTATCACATTGATCACCATCGCTACCTGGGGGGTGACAAGCTAGATGTGGACATCCCCACAGACTTTGAGTGCTGGTTCTTCTGCACCCCAATGAGGAAGCTCCTCTGGCTCTTCTTGCAACCACTGTTTTTCGCCCTGCGTCCACTCTTTGTAAACCCCTTGCCTATCATGCAGATGGAGATCTACAATGCACTGACCCAGCTTGCTGTCAACCTTGTGATCTATACGCTTTGGGGGCTGAAGCCAATTGTGTACTTTATCGCAGGCACCCTCCTCTGTGCAGGAATACACCCCTTCACCGGTCACTTCATTGCAGAACACTATATGTACTTGAAGGGCTATGAGACATATTCCTACTATGGGCCCCTCAACTGGTTTACCTTTAATGCGGGCTACCACATGGAACACCATGACTTTCCCAGCATCTCAGGTTTCAATCTGCCCATGGTGCGGAAAATTGCCCCTGAATATTATAACAACTTGCCCCAGCATCATTCCTGGGTACAAGTTCTCTGGGACTTTGTCTTCAAAGACACAATGGGGCCTGCCTCAAGGACAAAGAGGATCTACACGAAGGCATCGAAAGATATCTAA